One region of Qipengyuania sp. SS22 genomic DNA includes:
- the hrpB gene encoding ATP-dependent helicase HrpB encodes MPALPILSVIPELLGALREQTGAVLVAPPGAGKTTAVAPALLDQDWCSGTIILTSPRRVAARAVAERMAETLGEKPGETIGYLSRLDSKRSARTRVLVVTEAIFVNTILADPELSGISTVLFDEAHERHLDSDLGLALALESRAVLRENLRVLVMSATIDGSRFARLLGEEAPVIKSAGRAYPLRIEWLGSSPQVAVEDAMTQAIGTAWRQEEGDILAFLPGVREIERTRERLEARLPAALLLPLHGQVDPAGQRAAIKRDPGGRRRIVLATAIAETSLTLDGVSVVVDAGLSRRAEFDRAAGTTHLVTHRASQAAAAQRAGRAARQGPGVAYRLWEEAGHAGRPAYDPPEMVTADLAPLVLALAQWGSGDPADLAWLDPPPEASVGAARQMLAALDALDETGRITPRGSKLAQLPLDPQGAATVLFGAEHGAAEQAARLALLLQERGLGGRGEDLEARLTRWNADRSRRADASRKLAGRWAKRAADLADRVSTGNAPPPAILLAAGRPEFIAKRRDASGEQWLAAGGRGFVLDPTSPLARAAFMVVGDAQGQAKGARITSGIALEEIELERWLPDRIERRQVLRWTGDRVEALLERRLGAITLARGPDPAPDPSAIVDMLVDKALENPAKLLPQALLARAGYAGVESLSSAGLAATADVWLAPLLKGRRDLAVPKGRLVDVALGQIDWDSRQRLDRLAPRAFTSPAGTTHEIDYVGDDAPSVEVRVQALFGLERHPMVGNTPLLLKLTSPAGRPIQSTRDLPGFWRGSWAEVRKEMKGRYPKHRWPEEPWTEAPSLKTKNAFDRSR; translated from the coding sequence GTGCCCGCATTGCCGATCCTCTCCGTAATTCCCGAATTGCTCGGCGCACTGCGTGAGCAGACTGGTGCCGTGCTGGTTGCGCCGCCCGGCGCGGGCAAGACCACCGCGGTCGCACCCGCGCTGCTCGACCAGGACTGGTGCAGCGGCACGATCATCCTGACTTCGCCGCGCCGGGTTGCCGCCCGCGCCGTGGCCGAGCGGATGGCCGAAACGCTGGGGGAGAAACCCGGCGAAACGATCGGCTATCTCAGCCGCCTCGACAGCAAGCGTTCGGCACGAACTCGCGTGCTCGTCGTGACCGAGGCCATTTTCGTAAACACGATCCTCGCCGATCCGGAATTGTCCGGCATATCGACAGTGCTGTTCGACGAAGCGCACGAACGTCATCTCGACAGCGATCTGGGGCTGGCGCTCGCGCTCGAAAGCCGCGCCGTGTTGCGCGAGAATTTGCGCGTGCTGGTCATGTCGGCGACCATCGACGGCAGCCGCTTTGCGCGCCTGCTGGGCGAAGAGGCACCGGTCATAAAAAGCGCTGGCCGGGCATATCCGCTGCGGATCGAATGGCTCGGCTCGTCGCCGCAGGTCGCGGTCGAGGACGCCATGACGCAGGCCATTGGCACCGCTTGGCGGCAGGAAGAGGGCGACATCCTCGCCTTCCTGCCTGGTGTCCGCGAGATCGAGCGAACACGCGAGCGGCTCGAAGCGCGGCTGCCCGCTGCGCTTCTCCTGCCGCTGCACGGACAGGTCGATCCGGCGGGCCAGCGCGCGGCCATCAAACGCGATCCCGGGGGGCGGCGCAGGATCGTACTCGCAACTGCGATCGCTGAAACTTCGCTGACGCTCGACGGTGTTTCGGTGGTGGTCGATGCGGGACTGTCGCGGAGGGCCGAATTCGACCGGGCCGCGGGGACGACGCATCTGGTAACGCATCGTGCCAGTCAGGCGGCGGCGGCGCAACGTGCCGGACGCGCAGCGCGGCAGGGGCCGGGCGTGGCTTACCGTTTGTGGGAGGAAGCGGGGCATGCCGGGCGGCCCGCCTATGATCCGCCCGAAATGGTTACGGCCGACCTTGCTCCGCTGGTGCTGGCGCTGGCGCAATGGGGCAGCGGCGATCCTGCGGACCTCGCATGGCTCGATCCACCCCCGGAAGCTTCGGTCGGCGCGGCGCGGCAAATGCTGGCGGCGCTGGACGCGCTGGATGAAACCGGCCGGATTACGCCGCGTGGCAGCAAGCTCGCGCAATTGCCGCTCGACCCGCAGGGTGCGGCGACCGTGCTGTTCGGGGCCGAGCATGGCGCAGCCGAACAGGCCGCGCGGCTGGCGCTGTTGCTGCAGGAACGCGGGCTGGGTGGTCGGGGTGAGGATCTGGAAGCGCGCCTCACGCGCTGGAATGCCGATCGCAGCCGCCGGGCCGATGCCAGTCGCAAGCTGGCTGGGCGATGGGCCAAGCGCGCCGCCGACCTTGCCGATCGGGTTTCGACCGGCAATGCGCCGCCGCCAGCGATCCTTCTGGCAGCAGGGCGGCCTGAATTCATTGCCAAGCGGCGCGATGCCAGCGGCGAACAGTGGCTCGCAGCAGGGGGCAGGGGCTTCGTCCTCGATCCGACTTCCCCGCTCGCCCGCGCGGCGTTCATGGTGGTGGGCGATGCGCAGGGGCAAGCCAAGGGCGCGCGGATAACCTCGGGTATTGCTCTGGAAGAAATCGAGCTGGAACGCTGGCTTCCTGACCGTATCGAGCGCCGACAGGTCCTGCGCTGGACGGGGGACCGGGTCGAGGCCTTGCTCGAACGCAGGCTCGGCGCGATCACGCTGGCGCGCGGTCCCGATCCCGCTCCCGATCCCAGCGCGATTGTGGATATGCTTGTGGACAAGGCTCTGGAAAACCCTGCGAAACTGCTCCCGCAAGCGCTGCTCGCCAGGGCCGGTTATGCAGGCGTCGAAAGCCTTTCGAGCGCGGGCCTTGCCGCCACCGCCGATGTGTGGCTGGCACCTTTGCTTAAGGGCAGGCGTGATCTGGCGGTGCCAAAGGGCAGGCTGGTCGACGTCGCGCTCGGGCAGATCGATTGGGACAGCCGCCAACGGCTCGATCGGCTGGCGCCTCGCGCTTTCACCTCGCCCGCGGGGACCACTCACGAGATCGACTACGTTGGCGATGACGCGCCGAGCGTAGAGGTGCGCGTGCAGGCGCTGTTCGGGCTGGAGCGCCATCCTATGGTCGGCAACACGCCGCTGCTGCTCAAGCTAACCAGCCCGGCGGGGCGACCGATCCAGTCGACACGCGATCTGCCCGGCTTCTGGCGGGGAAGCTGGGCCGAAGTGCGCAAGGAAATGAAGGGGCGCTATCCCAAACATCGCTGGCCCGAGGAACCCTGGACCGAAGCGCCAAGTTTGAAGACCAAGAACGCCTTCGACCGCTCGCGCTAG
- a CDS encoding ETC complex I subunit, whose translation MSARIYQRPKNAMQSGRARTDEWVLEFEQSEARQADPLMGWTGSGDTQAQVQLTFPSKEEAKAYAEKYDIVARIHATPAKSLKLQAYADNFR comes from the coding sequence ATGTCAGCACGTATCTACCAGCGACCGAAAAACGCCATGCAGTCCGGCAGGGCGCGGACCGATGAATGGGTGCTCGAATTCGAGCAGTCCGAAGCGCGCCAGGCCGATCCGCTGATGGGTTGGACCGGCAGCGGCGATACGCAGGCACAAGTCCAGCTGACCTTCCCAAGCAAGGAAGAGGCGAAGGCCTACGCCGAGAAATACGACATTGTAGCGCGCATCCACGCGACTCCTGCCAAGAGCCTCAAGCTGCAGGCCTACGCCGACAATTTTCGGTAA
- a CDS encoding DNA polymerase III subunit gamma/tau, which yields MGDSPDNPDGLPWESGAEEADTPSVAELEDAGQEAMFGGAPAGETEQKAEPEPAPPTAPVTGPVTPDAAQPYRVLARKYRPQTFAELIGQEAMVRTLANAIARDRLAHAFLMTGVRGVGKTSTARLIAKALNCIGPDGQGGPTISPCGQCEPCRAIAEGRHIDVIEMDAASHTGVDDVREIIEAVRYAAVSARYKIYIIDEVHMLSRNAFNALLKTLEEPPAHVKFLFATTEVEKLPVTVLSRTQRFDLRRIPVELLEAHFAEICRKEGVEADAEALHIVANAAEGSVRDGLSILDQAIAHADLDTEGRVSAARVRDMLGLADKGAQRRLFGHILEGEGKALLAAVDEQYALGVEPLALMRAQMDVAHRITVAQVSGSEPEGASADEREQLAEWASRLPAGQLHRLWQLLLKGHEEVRLAPDPLVALRMALLRTLHAGQMPDPGKLAKKIEALAEAGPAPASVPAGAGEAAPTATAQPDWQGLVDAIDASGLLQEASIMRLQVRVVELADGMLRYGRDGKFTDDIAPVLREALHRHTGKRWTVEEVAGGAGAPSLVEVIEAERTAAAAATRSHPLVKAAFDAFPDAELIEEDGAPPERREIPWSRKA from the coding sequence ATGGGTGATTCACCGGACAATCCTGACGGCCTTCCGTGGGAAAGCGGGGCCGAAGAGGCCGACACGCCGAGCGTGGCGGAACTCGAGGACGCCGGACAGGAAGCGATGTTCGGCGGTGCGCCTGCTGGCGAAACCGAACAGAAGGCCGAGCCTGAGCCCGCGCCACCAACCGCTCCCGTAACCGGACCGGTTACACCCGATGCGGCGCAGCCCTATCGCGTACTGGCACGCAAATACCGCCCGCAGACCTTTGCCGAGCTGATCGGCCAAGAGGCGATGGTCCGCACTCTCGCCAATGCGATTGCGCGCGATCGGCTGGCGCATGCCTTCCTGATGACCGGGGTGCGCGGGGTCGGCAAGACCTCGACCGCGCGGCTGATCGCCAAGGCGCTCAACTGTATCGGCCCCGACGGGCAGGGTGGCCCGACGATCAGCCCCTGCGGCCAATGTGAGCCGTGCCGCGCGATTGCCGAAGGGCGCCATATCGATGTCATCGAAATGGACGCGGCAAGCCATACTGGCGTCGACGACGTGCGCGAGATTATCGAGGCGGTGCGCTATGCGGCGGTCTCGGCGCGCTACAAGATCTACATCATCGACGAAGTCCACATGCTGTCGCGCAATGCATTCAATGCGTTGCTCAAGACGCTCGAGGAGCCGCCCGCGCATGTGAAGTTCCTCTTTGCCACGACCGAAGTCGAGAAGCTGCCGGTCACCGTGCTCAGCCGCACGCAGCGTTTCGACCTGCGGCGGATTCCTGTCGAACTGCTCGAAGCGCATTTCGCGGAAATCTGCCGCAAGGAAGGCGTCGAGGCTGATGCCGAAGCGCTGCATATCGTCGCGAATGCTGCCGAAGGTTCGGTCCGCGACGGGCTTTCGATCCTCGACCAGGCGATCGCGCATGCCGATCTCGACACCGAGGGGCGCGTCAGCGCGGCGCGTGTGCGCGACATGCTCGGCCTCGCCGACAAGGGCGCACAGCGCCGCCTGTTCGGCCATATCCTCGAAGGCGAGGGTAAGGCCCTGCTGGCGGCAGTGGATGAACAATATGCGCTGGGCGTGGAACCGCTTGCGCTGATGCGCGCACAGATGGACGTCGCCCATCGTATCACCGTGGCACAGGTGTCGGGCAGCGAACCTGAAGGCGCCAGCGCCGATGAACGCGAGCAATTGGCCGAGTGGGCATCGCGCCTGCCCGCGGGTCAGTTGCATCGGTTGTGGCAATTGCTGCTCAAGGGGCACGAGGAAGTCCGGCTGGCACCCGATCCGTTGGTGGCGCTGCGCATGGCGCTGTTGCGGACACTGCATGCCGGGCAGATGCCCGATCCGGGCAAGCTGGCGAAAAAGATCGAGGCTCTGGCGGAAGCCGGACCGGCTCCAGCATCCGTGCCTGCCGGCGCGGGAGAGGCAGCGCCGACCGCCACCGCGCAACCTGATTGGCAGGGATTGGTCGACGCTATCGATGCGTCCGGCCTGTTACAGGAAGCAAGCATCATGCGCCTGCAGGTGCGCGTCGTCGAGCTTGCCGACGGCATGTTGCGCTATGGCCGCGACGGCAAGTTCACTGACGATATCGCGCCCGTCCTGCGCGAGGCGCTGCATCGTCATACGGGCAAGCGCTGGACGGTCGAGGAAGTGGCCGGCGGTGCCGGTGCGCCCTCGCTGGTAGAGGTGATCGAAGCGGAACGCACAGCGGCTGCCGCTGCGACGCGATCGCATCCTTTGGTGAAGGCGGCATTCGATGCCTTCCCCGATGCCGAACTGATCGAAGAAGACGGCGCGCCCCCCGAGCGCCGCGAAATACCCTGGAGTAGAAAAGCATGA
- a CDS encoding YbaB/EbfC family nucleoid-associated protein, which produces MNMEEMLAQAQKAAETIQKQMGDAQTKLDDIEVEGSAGGGLVKVRATARGRILGVAIDDSLMKPEEKQMVEDLVTAAFNDARDRADRVSAEEMNKIQQDVGLPPGFKLPGM; this is translated from the coding sequence ATGAATATGGAAGAAATGCTCGCGCAGGCACAGAAGGCCGCAGAGACGATCCAGAAGCAGATGGGCGATGCGCAGACCAAGCTTGATGATATCGAAGTCGAGGGTTCGGCCGGCGGCGGACTGGTCAAGGTGCGCGCGACTGCGCGCGGACGCATCCTTGGTGTTGCGATCGACGATAGCCTGATGAAGCCCGAAGAAAAGCAAATGGTCGAAGATCTCGTCACCGCAGCGTTCAACGATGCGCGCGACCGGGCCGATCGCGTTTCGGCCGAAGAAATGAACAAGATCCAGCAGGACGTGGGCTTGCCGCCCGGTTTCAAACTGCCGGGCATGTAA
- the lon gene encoding endopeptidase La, giving the protein MTQTYPLLPLRDIVVFPGMVVPLFVGRDKSVAALEAAMEGSKDIFLLAQLDPGCDDPERDDLFDVGVVAQVLQLLKLPDGTVRVLVQGSSRAQLEQLSERGEHVEAAVLMNDAVTASGSEVVAMMRQVVEQFGEYAKLNKKLGEEAAEQLGDIDDAGELADTIAAAINAKVSDKQALLVEKDPLKRLEMVMSFMEGELSVLQVERRIRGRVKRQMEKTQREYYLNEQLKAIQNELGGDEDGSNEIAELTEKIGKTKLSKEAREKAEAELKKLKAMQPMSAEATVIRNYLDVLLGLPWGKKSKVKKDIGEAQQVLDADHYGLEKVKDRIIEYLAVQARTRKLKGPILCLVGPPGVGKTSLGKSIAKATGREFVRQSLGGVRDEAEIRGHRRTYIGSLPGKIVTNLKKAGKINPLFLLDEIDKLGQDFRGDPASALLEVLDPEQNSKFQDHYLELDLDLSDIMFVTTANSLNLPQALLDRMEIIRLEGYTEDEKVEIAKRHLLPKQIGEHGLKAGEFELTEDGLRDLIRYYTREAGVRTLERELARLARKSLRKILEKEVESVTITPDNLSDFAGVRKFKHGMGEDEAQVGAVTGLAWTEVGGELLTIESVTTTGKGEIKTTGKLGEVMNESVAAAFSFVKARAPHYGIKPSLFHRRNIHIHLPEGAVPKDGPSAGVGMVTSIVSTLSGVPVRPDVAMTGEVTLRGRVLAIGGLKEKLLAALRGGIKKVLIPEENVKDLAEIPGNVKDGLEIIPVSHVDEVLAQALCSVPEPIEWTEADDLASQPSHAHPAPLPTAH; this is encoded by the coding sequence ATGACCCAGACCTATCCCCTCCTTCCCCTGCGCGACATCGTGGTGTTCCCCGGCATGGTGGTCCCGCTGTTTGTCGGCCGGGACAAGTCGGTGGCCGCGCTCGAAGCCGCGATGGAAGGCAGCAAAGACATCTTCCTCCTCGCGCAGCTTGATCCCGGATGCGACGATCCGGAACGCGACGACCTGTTCGATGTCGGCGTGGTGGCGCAGGTCCTGCAATTGCTCAAACTTCCCGACGGGACCGTTCGGGTGCTCGTCCAGGGCAGTTCGCGCGCGCAGCTCGAGCAGCTGAGCGAACGCGGCGAACATGTCGAAGCGGCAGTTTTGATGAACGATGCGGTGACCGCTTCGGGCAGCGAAGTCGTGGCGATGATGCGCCAGGTGGTCGAACAGTTCGGCGAATACGCCAAGCTCAACAAGAAGCTTGGCGAGGAAGCCGCCGAACAGCTTGGCGATATCGACGACGCCGGTGAACTGGCCGACACGATTGCCGCGGCGATCAATGCCAAGGTATCCGACAAGCAGGCGCTGCTGGTCGAGAAGGATCCGCTCAAGCGGCTCGAAATGGTTATGTCCTTTATGGAGGGCGAACTGTCGGTGCTGCAGGTCGAGCGCCGTATCCGTGGCCGGGTGAAGCGGCAGATGGAGAAGACCCAGCGCGAATATTACCTCAACGAGCAACTGAAGGCGATCCAGAACGAGCTTGGCGGCGACGAGGACGGCAGCAATGAGATTGCCGAACTGACCGAGAAGATCGGCAAGACCAAGCTCAGCAAGGAAGCGCGCGAAAAGGCCGAGGCCGAGCTCAAGAAGCTCAAAGCGATGCAGCCGATGAGCGCCGAGGCGACTGTCATCCGCAACTACCTCGACGTTCTGCTCGGGTTGCCCTGGGGCAAGAAGAGCAAGGTCAAGAAAGACATTGGCGAAGCGCAGCAGGTGCTCGATGCCGATCATTACGGGCTCGAGAAGGTCAAGGACCGGATCATCGAATATCTCGCGGTGCAGGCGCGCACGCGCAAGCTGAAGGGGCCGATCCTGTGCCTCGTCGGCCCGCCGGGCGTCGGCAAGACCTCGCTCGGCAAGAGCATCGCCAAGGCGACCGGCCGCGAGTTCGTGCGTCAGTCGCTGGGCGGTGTGCGCGACGAAGCAGAAATCCGCGGCCACCGGCGCACCTATATCGGTTCACTGCCGGGCAAGATCGTCACTAATTTAAAGAAGGCGGGCAAAATCAACCCGCTGTTCCTGCTCGACGAGATCGACAAGCTGGGCCAGGATTTCCGCGGCGATCCGGCATCGGCGCTGCTCGAGGTGCTCGACCCCGAACAGAACAGCAAGTTCCAGGATCACTATCTCGAGCTCGACCTCGATTTGTCGGACATCATGTTCGTCACCACGGCGAACAGCCTGAACCTGCCGCAGGCCTTGCTCGACCGGATGGAGATCATCCGGCTGGAAGGCTACACTGAGGACGAGAAGGTCGAGATTGCCAAGCGTCACCTGTTGCCCAAGCAGATCGGCGAGCATGGCCTGAAGGCCGGCGAATTCGAACTGACCGAGGATGGCCTGCGCGACCTGATCCGCTATTACACGCGCGAGGCGGGCGTCCGCACGCTCGAGCGTGAACTGGCACGGCTGGCACGCAAGAGCCTGCGCAAGATCCTCGAAAAGGAAGTCGAGAGCGTCACGATCACTCCCGACAACCTCAGTGACTTTGCCGGAGTGCGCAAGTTCAAGCACGGCATGGGTGAGGACGAGGCGCAGGTCGGCGCGGTCACCGGTCTGGCGTGGACCGAGGTGGGCGGCGAATTGCTCACCATCGAAAGCGTCACCACGACGGGCAAGGGCGAAATCAAGACGACCGGCAAGCTGGGCGAAGTGATGAACGAAAGCGTCGCCGCGGCTTTCAGCTTCGTGAAGGCGCGCGCGCCGCATTACGGTATTAAGCCGAGCCTGTTCCACCGCCGCAATATCCATATCCACCTCCCCGAAGGCGCGGTGCCCAAGGACGGGCCGAGCGCGGGTGTGGGCATGGTCACCTCGATCGTCTCGACGCTGTCCGGTGTTCCGGTTCGGCCCGATGTGGCGATGACCGGCGAAGTGACGCTACGCGGCCGCGTGCTGGCGATCGGCGGACTTAAGGAAAAGCTGCTTGCAGCTTTGCGGGGCGGGATCAAGAAGGTCCTCATTCCCGAGGAGAACGTGAAGGATCTCGCCGAGATCCCCGGCAATGTGAAGGACGGACTGGAAATCATCCCGGTCAGCCATGTCGACGAGGTGCTCGCGCAGGCACTGTGCAGCGTGCCCGAACCAATCGAATGGACCGAGGCCGACGATCTCGCGAGCCAGCCGAGCCACGCACATCCAGCCCCGCTGCCGACTGCGCATTAA
- a CDS encoding HU family DNA-binding protein — protein MNKNDLISAVSDSSGLSKSDAASAVEGVFDAITKALSSGDEVRLVGFGTFSVAKRKASTGRNPRTGEPMTIKASNQPKFKAGKGLKDAVN, from the coding sequence ATGAATAAGAACGACCTGATTAGCGCAGTTTCCGATTCCAGCGGCCTTTCCAAGAGCGATGCAGCCAGCGCCGTCGAAGGCGTGTTCGATGCCATCACCAAGGCCCTGTCGAGCGGCGACGAAGTGCGCCTGGTCGGCTTCGGCACGTTTTCGGTAGCCAAGCGCAAGGCCTCGACTGGCCGCAACCCGCGTACCGGTGAACCGATGACGATCAAGGCATCCAACCAGCCCAAGTTCAAGGCTGGCAAGGGTCTCAAGGACGCAGTCAACTAA
- the rlmB gene encoding 23S rRNA (guanosine(2251)-2'-O)-methyltransferase RlmB, whose translation MAKGERRRALRGRAGRMKGGRGSGRASTGQVRLWGRHAVEAALKNPDRVHQKLWATREAIDTLDGELPADFPIEYADVADLARMVAKDAPHQGLVLECAALEDIHLDEVLDSEPTRPIIVLDQVTDPHNVGAILRSAAAFGAAALVTQDRHAPPEGGVIAKSASGALETVPWVRVINLARALEQIAEAGYWRIGLTGAAEATLADALPAGPVALVLGAEGEGMRQNIESHCDALAKLPIGDQIESLNVSNAGAIALYAVATR comes from the coding sequence ATGGCCAAAGGCGAACGCAGGCGCGCGCTCCGTGGACGGGCAGGACGAATGAAGGGTGGCCGGGGCAGCGGGCGCGCGAGCACCGGGCAGGTCCGGCTGTGGGGGCGCCATGCGGTGGAAGCCGCGCTCAAGAACCCCGACCGGGTCCACCAGAAGCTGTGGGCGACGCGCGAAGCGATCGACACGCTTGATGGCGAACTGCCCGCCGACTTCCCGATCGAATATGCCGATGTCGCCGATCTGGCCCGGATGGTCGCCAAGGATGCCCCGCACCAGGGGCTGGTGCTCGAATGTGCCGCGCTGGAGGACATCCATCTCGACGAGGTGCTCGACAGCGAACCCACCCGCCCGATCATCGTGCTCGATCAGGTTACCGATCCGCATAATGTCGGCGCGATCTTGCGCTCGGCTGCGGCTTTCGGGGCAGCGGCGCTGGTCACGCAGGATCGCCATGCGCCGCCCGAAGGCGGGGTGATCGCCAAATCCGCATCGGGTGCGCTCGAGACCGTACCCTGGGTCCGCGTGATCAATCTCGCTCGCGCGCTCGAACAGATTGCCGAGGCCGGATATTGGCGTATCGGCCTGACCGGCGCGGCAGAGGCAACGCTTGCAGACGCGCTGCCGGCGGGGCCGGTTGCGCTGGTGCTGGGCGCGGAAGGCGAAGGCATGCGACAGAATATCGAATCGCATTGCGATGCGCTGGCCAAGCTGCCGATCGGCGACCAGATCGAGAGCCTCAATGTCTCGAATGCCGGCGCGATCGCGCTTTACGCCGTCGCCACGAGGTAG
- a CDS encoding Crp/Fnr family transcriptional regulator has translation MHDMQPSRARNFCDSCAIRNRAICAELDEREIDMLNTIGRRRTLAAGEQLMWEGDEAVLVANVIEGVLKLSSHSADGKEQILGLVYPSDFLGRPFGKITPYGVEALTEAQICVFERADFDHFAREHPRLEHKLLERTLSELDRTRRWMLLLGRMNAEQKVASFLLEMADRLGNGVPGKQTSLTLPVSRQQIADVLGLTIETVSRQLTRLRSDGAIELPSRREIILRDRADLELRAG, from the coding sequence ATGCACGATATGCAGCCCTCGCGCGCCCGCAACTTTTGCGATAGCTGCGCCATTCGCAACCGCGCGATCTGCGCCGAGCTGGACGAGCGCGAGATCGACATGCTCAACACCATCGGACGGCGCCGCACCCTGGCAGCGGGCGAACAGCTGATGTGGGAAGGTGACGAGGCGGTGCTGGTCGCCAATGTGATCGAGGGCGTGCTCAAACTCTCGTCGCACTCGGCCGATGGCAAGGAGCAGATCCTCGGTCTGGTCTATCCCTCCGATTTCCTCGGCCGCCCCTTCGGAAAAATCACGCCTTATGGCGTCGAGGCGCTGACGGAGGCGCAAATCTGTGTGTTCGAACGCGCGGACTTCGACCATTTCGCACGCGAGCATCCGCGCCTCGAACACAAATTGCTCGAACGCACGCTCAGCGAACTCGACCGGACCCGGCGCTGGATGCTGCTGCTCGGCCGCATGAATGCCGAACAGAAGGTCGCCAGCTTCCTGCTCGAAATGGCCGACCGGCTGGGCAACGGCGTTCCGGGCAAACAGACGAGCCTGACCCTACCCGTGTCACGGCAGCAGATCGCCGATGTGCTTGGCCTCACGATAGAAACGGTCAGCCGCCAATTGACCCGCCTGCGAAGCGACGGGGCAATCGAACTCCCCTCGCGCCGCGAAATCATCCTCCGCGACCGCGCCGACCTCGAGCTACGCGCGGGCTAA